A segment of the Synechococcus sp. CBW1002 genome:
GATTCCCTACGAGGAGCCGTCGTTCACGTTCCCGCTGGCCGCGATCCAGGCCGCGCTTCAGCCACCGGCGACTGGTGCTGCGGCTGGCGATGAAGCCCAGGCGAGCTGGACGCCACCTCGCATCCTGTTGCTCTGCAACCCCAACAACCCCACCGGCACCCGGCTGGCACCGGAGCGGGTCCTGGAGCTGGCGGCGCTGGCACCCCACACCCTGGTGGTGGTGGATGAGCTCTATGAGGCCTTCACCGGCGACAGCGTGCTGCCGCTCCTGCTGCAGGCCAGCGGCGCCGCTGATCCGTTTGCGGCCTATCCGAACCTCCTGGTGCTGCGCTCCCTGGCCAAGACAGCCGGCCTGGCGGGGCTGCGCATCGGTTTCGCGATCGGGCCAGCAGCCGTGGTGGACCGGGTGAGCCGGGTCACCGGCCCCTACGACATCAACAGCTTTGCCGTGACTGCCGCCCATGCCGCCCTGGCTGACCAGCCCTATGTGGAGGCCTATGTGGCGGAGGTGCTGCGGGCCCGGGACTGGCTGGTGCAACGCCTGCGGGAGGCCGGTGTGCGCCACCACGTGGACGGGGGCAACTATCTGCTGCTTTGGCCCCAGGGGGATCCGGCTGAGGTGGAGGCCGAGTTGCGGCGAGCCGGCATTCTGGTGCGCTCGATGGCGGGCAAACCCCTGATCGATGGCTCCCTGCGGGTGAGCCTTGGAACGCTGGACCAGATGGAGTGCTTCTGGGCGGCCTATGCCGCCATCGAGCTCAGCGCATCACCATGATCTCGGTGCCCTCACTCAGCTTGCCCGGCAGGGTCACACTGCTGCCCACCCGCTTCACCGGGGTCCCGGCCATGGCCTGCAGAAAGGGCTCGACGCTGCCCTGGTCGCAATCCGGCTTCTCCTTGCCGCTGTTGTGCTGAACGGGGATCACCCTGCGAGGCTTCAGTTCCCGCACAACCTCCGCCGCCTCGGCACCGGTATAGACCTTCGCGCCACCGCCGACCCCGATGATCAGCACATCCGGTGTGCCCAGCAGCACCCGATCGGCCGGGGCCAGCCTGGCGGCAGTACCGCCCAGGTGAGCGAAGGTGAGTCCACCCTGCTGCCAGCGCCACAGGGTGGACTGCCCGAAGCGGCGGCCCCCGACCCGGTCATGGGGTGCGGCGATCCCCTCGATCTGCAGGCCCGCGACGCGATAGGAACCCGGAGTCACCAGCATGCGGCCGCTGGCCACCGGGGCTCCTTCATCCAGCAGGCGACTGCTGGCCAGGATCACATCGGCACCCACCCGCGGCTCGCTGAGTCCCGCGGCACAACCCACGGCCTTGAACGGATTCACCAGCACGGTGGCGCCGCCGCCACGGATCAACAGGGCGCTGTGGCCATAGCTGGTGATGGTTACCCCGCCTGCAGCCAGCGCAGCCGGGGTGAGGGCCGCTCCTGCCAGGGTGGTTCCCGCCAGCACGCTGGTGGCCGTGAGCGTCGCCAGGGGGCGGAATCGGCGGAAACCGGCAACAGCCATGGGATGGGGGAGGCGGCCCCAAGGGCCCTTGCGTGGCGCGAAACTAGCAGCGATGGGGCGCCAGAACAGTTTGGCCGGGCTGCTCAGCGACTGGCCTGGCGCTGGTTGCTCGGATGCAGGCTCGCCTGCCGCAGAAAGTTGGCCAGCAGCGCATGGCCGTTCTGGGTGAGCACGCTTTCGGGGTGGAACTGCACCCCCTCGATATGGGGATGGTCACGGTGGCGCAGGCCCATGATCGTGC
Coding sequences within it:
- a CDS encoding MBL fold metallo-hydrolase, whose protein sequence is MAVAGFRRFRPLATLTATSVLAGTTLAGAALTPAALAAGGVTITSYGHSALLIRGGGATVLVNPFKAVGCAAGLSEPRVGADVILASSRLLDEGAPVASGRMLVTPGSYRVAGLQIEGIAAPHDRVGGRRFGQSTLWRWQQGGLTFAHLGGTAARLAPADRVLLGTPDVLIIGVGGGAKVYTGAEAAEVVRELKPRRVIPVQHNSGKEKPDCDQGSVEPFLQAMAGTPVKRVGSSVTLPGKLSEGTEIMVMR
- a CDS encoding histidinol-phosphate transaminase, which translates into the protein MPASLPPGPKARPEVESLQSYSAPLEGRRGLLRLDFNENTVGPSPRVVEAIRAIPADHYAIYPEYDGLREAVVANLSATAPGLVRSLAPEQVGLFNGVDAAIHALFQAYGAAGDRLLTTSPTFGYYTPCARMQGMAIEAIPYEEPSFTFPLAAIQAALQPPATGAAAGDEAQASWTPPRILLLCNPNNPTGTRLAPERVLELAALAPHTLVVVDELYEAFTGDSVLPLLLQASGAADPFAAYPNLLVLRSLAKTAGLAGLRIGFAIGPAAVVDRVSRVTGPYDINSFAVTAAHAALADQPYVEAYVAEVLRARDWLVQRLREAGVRHHVDGGNYLLLWPQGDPAEVEAELRRAGILVRSMAGKPLIDGSLRVSLGTLDQMECFWAAYAAIELSASP